The Delphinus delphis chromosome 11, mDelDel1.2, whole genome shotgun sequence DNA segment CTCTTATTGACCTTCTTCTATCTTAGATaatgttttcccctttctttctaatTTAGGTATCTTTTGGATAATCCTGACGTTGTCAGAGGAAAATCTGTGTTAGATATTGGGAGTGGATGTGGAGCTACTGCTATTGCTGCTAAGATGAGTGGAGCTTTAACGATCTTGGCCAATGACATAGACCCTAGTaagaatttcacattttaaaatatttgaagctcatctttttttcttccaggataAATATCTACAGATGCCTCAACCCATCATAGCCTAGCCCATTTCCATGTGAATCTTATAATCTGATATTGTGAACTTACTCAGTGGGACATTATCTGTGGGAATCCTATGAGGCCTGAGTTGATGGTGCATTTTTCACAGGAGGACTTCTATTTGTGTCTGGCAGATATACCAAAGTGATACCAACCTGGGAGCACTTAACTGTTGGTCATTGCTGGGCTAGGCATTTCCTGAAATATGTAGGTAGTGTTTATTTGACCAAAACCCAAGTGAAGATAGGCCAGTGTCTTTGAGGGAGATTTTATTCCATTCGAACCCAAGTTGAGACAGGTAAGGTTTAATTTTATCTGACTTTCTTCTAGTCTTCCCTTTCACTGAGGATCTAGCCCTTGAGGAGCTTTATTGTATATGGGGTCTCAGGTCCAACTTGTCATCCGGCTGCACAAGGCTTGTAGATCAGCAAATGTTCCTTAAAACCTCAACATTTCCAGGTGTTTGGTATTGTTTCATTTTCAGGATATTCATATATTTGAGAATTGCAGGAAATAGCTTATATTGGCATATACTTTAGGCTTCTTTACctaaaaaaacaactttcaacagaatggggaaaaaaacatattatTGGAGATTTTCtagattatttaaattaattaatagggAATTAAAACAACTTAGCATATACCAATTCACTATGTGCTTTTTTAAAGTTGCAGGAATGGCTATTACACTAAACTGTGAGTTGAACCAACtgaatccttttcccattttaaccAAAAACATGCTGGATTTGGAACAAGATAAGTGGGACCTTGTTGTGCTTGGAGATATGTTTTATGATGAAGACCTTGCAGACAGTCTACATCAATGGCTGAAAAATTGCTTTGGGGTCTACAGAACTCGAGTACTGATTGGTGACCCTGGGCGACCCCAGTTCAGTGGACATAGCATTCAGCATCAACTGCACAAAGTAGCAGAATATTCACTTCCAGAGCCCACTAGGCAGGAGAACAACGGACTGACAACAAGCACGGTGTGGGAATTTCAGCCTTGAGCTGTTGAAGTACCTCCAATATGGATATAGCTATGTTTGGGTTTAACCCTAAAGACTGTCCAGTTCAAAGAAGGAAATTTGTGTTAAATGGCAAATCTTGTTTCCAAAATATGAAGGTTGAAGTTTTGTCACCCTTTGTCATGTAACTTGTTCTGCAGTAAGCCAAATATAGAAATCtctatctgtaatttttttctagttttactgCTATAGGAATATAATTATAGAAGGCAATATCCACATGTAATTCAAGTAGCTGAGAGGAATTAGATATTTTAGCAGAGTCTCTTTCTATAGTTGAGGACAACTGTGATGTATCtttgaattaaacaaaataaaaaatacagaagaatactatatttaaaaaaaattatctgttaaGATCAGAGATGCAGTTGGTATGGTAcagaatacagtaagtcccctacatacgaaccttcaagttgtgaactttcgaAGATATTAAagtgcccctgtatgccagctgttgtactgtactaccgtacttttcaaggtactctactgtaagattaaaaatgttttattttttgtatgttttttatgattatttgtgtgaaaagtattataaacctattacagtagaGTACTGTATAgttgattgtgttagttgggtacctaggctaactctgttggaccTACGAACCCACTCTCGtaatggaactcgttcatatgtaggggacttactgtacatggGCTTCGGAGTGAGgccactctgtcactttctaGTTGGGATTTTGGGCTAGTTAAGCTCTCTGAGCTTtcatttcttcacctataaaatagtaataaaatttaataaactgCACCTCAAAGGGTTATTATAATGAAGTATAAAGTGTGTAATATAGGATAAGTACATAATGGGGCATCAATTAAGAAACACAGATAAAGATTTTAGAATTTCCTACACACTTGGTACTGTGATACCTTATGATGCCTCTTTATGGTTTACTAAGGTCAGTTAGAAGTTGGTTATGCCACCACTACATGCCCCAGC contains these protein-coding regions:
- the ETFBKMT gene encoding electron transfer flavoprotein beta subunit lysine methyltransferase isoform X2; translation: MALSSGWRAFTSFAMNCCGVLRKAVRSSRFPLFPWGHCPWRGTGSFLDPEMKAFLEENTEVTNRGSLTPEIQLRLLTPRCKFWWERADLWPHSDPYWAVYWPGGQALSRYLLDNPDVVRGKSVLDIGSGCGATAIAAKMSGALTILANDIDPIAGMAITLNCELNQLNPFPILTKNMLDLEQDKWDLVVLGDMFYDEDLADSLHQWLKNCFGVYRTRVLIGDPGRPQFSGHSIQHQLHKVAEYSLPEPTRQENNGLTTSTVWEFQP
- the ETFBKMT gene encoding electron transfer flavoprotein beta subunit lysine methyltransferase isoform X1, encoding MFLEVQRFQLRSVWQPDPYSFPRKEEEEQLLLRAAPTNLCFGTGPMALSSGWRAFTSFAMNCCGVLRKAVRSSRFPLFPWGHCPWRGTGSFLDPEMKAFLEENTEVTNRGSLTPEIQLRLLTPRCKFWWERADLWPHSDPYWAVYWPGGQALSRYLLDNPDVVRGKSVLDIGSGCGATAIAAKMSGALTILANDIDPIAGMAITLNCELNQLNPFPILTKNMLDLEQDKWDLVVLGDMFYDEDLADSLHQWLKNCFGVYRTRVLIGDPGRPQFSGHSIQHQLHKVAEYSLPEPTRQENNGLTTSTVWEFQP